One window of the Trifolium pratense cultivar HEN17-A07 linkage group LG2, ARS_RC_1.1, whole genome shotgun sequence genome contains the following:
- the LOC123904954 gene encoding uncharacterized mitochondrial protein AtMg00810-like, giving the protein MQEINRIKAILDHNFKIKDLGVVKYFLGLEVAHSKEGISISQRKYCLDLLNDSGLLGSKPASTPLDPSIKLHQDNGKPFEDISLYRRLVGKLLYLTNTRPDITYATQQLSQFLHNPTVTHYKAACRVIRYLKHNPGRGLLFHRNADLQLLGYSDADWAGCMDTRRSTTGYCFFLGTSLISWKAKK; this is encoded by the coding sequence ATGCAAGAGATCAATAGAATCAAAGCCATTCTAGATCACAACTTCAAAATCAAAGATTTAGGTGTTgtgaaatattttcttggattAGAAGTTGCACATTCAAAAGAAGGCATCAGCATCTCACAGAGGAAGTACTGCTTAGATTTACTTAATGACTCAGGCTTACTTGGATCCAAACCAGCTTCCACACCTCTGGATCCTTCTATTAAGCTTCATCAGGACAATGGTAAACCATTTGAAGACATAAGCTTGTATAGAAGACTTGTAGGTAAGCTGTTATATCTCACTAATACTAGACCAGATATAACCTATGCTACTCAGCAACTGAGTCAATTTCTGCATAACCCAACTGTGACACATTATAAAGCAGCTTGTAGAGTGATTAGATACCTCAAACACAACCCTGGTAGAGGTCTTTTATTTCACAGAAATGCAGATCTACAGCTGCTTGGATATTCAGATGCAGACTGGGCAGGATGTATGGACACAAGAAGGTCCACTACTGGATATTGTTTCTTCTTAGGCACATCATTGATATCATGGAAAGCAAAGAAATAG